The Thermotoga maritima MSB8 region GCCGATCACCTGGTGTCCAAGACACACACCGAGTATTGGAACCTTCCCGCTGAAGTGCCTCACAACATCAACGGAGATACCCGCTTCTTCGGGTCTTCCGGGGCCAGGAGATATAACTATGTGAGTGGGATTTTTTCTCTCTATCTCTTCGATCGTTATCTCGTCGTTTCTGAAGACTTCGATTTCACAGTCTGGTTCTACCTCACCGATGTACTGAACGATGTTGTAAACGAACGAATCGTAGTTGTCTATAACGATCACTCTTTTCAAAACAATCCCCCCTGGATCTTCTGCGCAACTTCCAGGCTCCTGAACAAAGCCCTGAGTTTGTTCAGAGTCTCCTGATATTCGCGCTCCGGAACGGAATCGTAAACGATACCCGCTCCTGCCTGGAGCCATCCCTGTTTACCTTTGAAGAAAAAGGACCTGATGGTGATAGCAGAATCCATGTTCATCCTTCCCTTATCATCGGGGAAAGAGAAATACCCAACGGCTCCAGCGTATGGCCCTCGCGGGGTGGGTTCGAGTTCTTCTATGATCTCCATTGCCCTCACTTTGGGTGCGCCAGAGACTGTCCCCGCAGGGAAAGTCGCTTCGAACACATCCACAGCATCTTTATCGTCCTTCAGTTCACCGCTCACCTGCGAGACTATGTGCATAACGTGGGAGTACCTCTCGATAACCATCTTCTTCTCCACTCGCACGGTTCCTTCTTTACAGACTCTTCCAAGATCGTTTCTTCCAAGGTCCACGAGCATAACGTGTTCTGCTATCTCTTTTTCGTCGTTCAAAAGTTCTCTCTCCAGCTTCAGATCTTCTTCAACAGTTCTTCCCCGCGGTCTGGTGCCGGCAATTGGCTTCACAGTGGCCTTGTCTCCTTCCACCTTCGCCATGGTTTCGGGAGAAGATCCCAAAACGACCGTGTCTCCGAACTTCAGATAAAACATGTAGGGAGAAGGATTGATCATTCTGAGCGCCCTGTAGATGTAGAACGGATCCAGCGTCGTTTTGAATGTGAAAGCCTGGGAGAGAACCACCTGGA contains the following coding sequences:
- a CDS encoding anthranilate synthase component I family protein, translating into MHVLKLVSDLETPVSTFMKVSRGEEFAFLLESVELGSAFGRHSFIGIGKKDVLVFEKGILRTSNQQLDYTSSPLKAIKDWLEVYRYSVKHDELPSFRGGAVGFVSYDYISYIEKVKVKASVFPTFYFVVPEHLIIFDHLKNNVFIISDSPEELTSKVLSPFEEKPEKNVFVTEPESNFEREQFYKVVEKAKKYIVEGDIFQVVLSQAFTFKTTLDPFYIYRALRMINPSPYMFYLKFGDTVVLGSSPETMAKVEGDKATVKPIAGTRPRGRTVEEDLKLERELLNDEKEIAEHVMLVDLGRNDLGRVCKEGTVRVEKKMVIERYSHVMHIVSQVSGELKDDKDAVDVFEATFPAGTVSGAPKVRAMEIIEELEPTPRGPYAGAVGYFSFPDDKGRMNMDSAITIRSFFFKGKQGWLQAGAGIVYDSVPEREYQETLNKLRALFRSLEVAQKIQGGLF